The proteins below come from a single Cannabis sativa cultivar Pink pepper isolate KNU-18-1 chromosome 3, ASM2916894v1, whole genome shotgun sequence genomic window:
- the LOC115710491 gene encoding ATP-dependent RNA helicase DRS1-like, with protein MKSVAEMNKKLGILIESSQGGHTHNGSQSEDALRSSENEDDEDSTSEEDEDDKIEDDKGDEHHEDETDDDDDDLDGASIGVGQDEAHTGDVRNDEGVVVPEVVLRDDDTGKVDDAKKSDPVEPVAEIKQSEQSQGGEENIDVDTTIASVVKAVENLIGSSTHVPASVETSEKTDLEMVVFQETPILRPQKRDRKKGAVLKSPFIELASGASKSGSSSVSPDDSVYKVVKYVRGLCPLENKIGEPVDLQLEAEFVTWHIDIIFYYLRKKIMYSAEPKIKVTTTDCLFCSSITSLYEKFVKKNNDISVLSLSHNVAQYIQGGKILCATPWHLVDHVVMPINVKLQDHWICGRLNIVDRRIYLYNSLRSGRYMTAAKEACEPSSVILPYYFSMLDFKGLRNEAKFSTMEPFPIVAIDGLPEQVTADCGVFVASFAEYFIIGKPIASSGFDVEIHRDRLAVLFYHYGMKKQLENIESESEAPPSLPKK; from the exons ATGAAATCTGTTGCTGAGATGAACAAGAAGTTGGGCATTCTTATTGAG TCATCCCAAGGTGGTCATACTCACAATGGATCTCAGTCTGAAGATGCTCTTCGTTCTTCAGAAAATGAGGATGATGAAGATTCCACTTCAGAGGAAGATGAGGATGATAAAATCGAGGATGACAAAGGAGATGAACATCATGAGGATGaaactgatgatgatgatgatgatcttgaTGGAGCTAGTATTGGTGTTGGTCAGGATGAGGCTCACACGGGGGATGTTCGTAATGATGAGGGTGTTGTTGTCCCCGAGGTTGTTTTGAGGGATGATGATACCGGCAAGGTGGATGATGCCAAGAAGTCTGACCCTGTGGAACCTGTTGCAGAGATCAAACAG TCTGAACAGTCTCAAGGTGGGGAGGAGAACATTGATGTTGATACAACAATTGCATCTGTTGTTAAAGCTGTGGAGAATTTG aTTGGTTCCTCAACTCATGTCCCTGCTTCTGTTGAGACTTCTGAGAAGACTGATCTTGAAATGGTTGTTTTTCAAGAGACTCCTATTTTACGTCCTCAAAAGAGGGATCGGAAGAAAGGAGCTGTTTTGAAATCTCCATTCATTGAGCTTGCTTCTGGTGCATCTAAATCAGGTTCATCCTCAGTTTCTCCTGATGATTCTGTTTATAAGGTCGTTAAATATGTGCGTGGTTTGTGCCCGTTGGAGAACAAGATTGGTGAACCTGTCGATCTGCAATTGGAAGCTGAGTTTGTCACTTGG CACATTGACATTATTTTCTACTATCTTCGTAAGAAAATAATGTACTCAGCCGAGCCGAAAATCAAAGTCACCACAACTGATTGCCTTTTTTGTTCTAGCATAACAAGTTTGTATGAGAAGTTTGTTAAGAAAAACAACGATATATCGGTGTTGTCTCTTTCTCACAATGTGGCCCAGTACATCCAAGGTGGTAAGATATTATGTGCCACTCCTTGGCATTTGGTTGATCATGTTGTTATGCCTATCAATGTAAAATTACAGGATCATTGGATTTGTGGTCGTCTAAACATAGTTGACAGGCGGATATATCTGTACAATTCATTGCGTTCTGGAAGGTATATGACAGCTGCCAAAGAGGCTTGCGAGCCTTCTTCTGTTATTTTACCATATTACTTCTCTATGTTAGACTTCAAAGGCCTTCGCAACGAAGCTAAGTTTAGCACGATGGAACCGTTCCCTATTGTTGCTATTGATGGTTTACCCGAGCAAGTCACAGC TGATTGTGGTGTTTTTGTAGCATCATTTGCTGAGTATTTCATTATTGGCAAACCCATCGCATCCTCTGGTTTTGATGTGGAAATTCACCGCGATCGTTTGGCTGTGTTATTTTATCATTATGGCATGAAGAAGCAACTTGAGAACATTGAAAGTGAATCCGAGGCCCCTCCCAGCCTTCCCAAGAAGTGA
- the LOC115710490 gene encoding uncharacterized protein LOC115710490, with amino-acid sequence MERLPVLIKSNGQWNEDHNYVNYVASGEFIPTKCNYEELLQILLTSLGCENTSTTLQIQYQAKEGIPPTKIFNDRSLYFYLELKIKETDFTTYLLCVNQQNNNTTPAATPNLISTTTPYEDNVAMIENNTTTLENNITTTESYTTGQQTEEGEQSETIEDENDKFDIIDYANLVAEEMVEKLENTSKKLDPEIDINNAKLITDKHHPEVEKGQAYKDKETLKNVLSYYAIKNNFQYKVWKSCSQEYSLKCVYESCNWSLRASRNGPTNTFIIRRFSNIHTCPINIRHEDQRQATSKLIGECIKPKFLNIKIKATPMDIKGELKYRYGIKMNYMKAWRSKEHAVNDLRGNASDSYSLIPSFLHMVEKTNPGSFVDLKTTEDNNLLFVFMALDASIKGWGACRLIVVVDGTFLKAAYGGTLLWACTQDAAGHIFPLAFCVADSKNDQAWKWFFKKFKEAYGVREHQCLISDRNESLIKAAREIYPEITRSYCGYHILSNLKTSFKQHAAKYNLPFFGAVKAYTEKQFEFHMAELDGLDKRIRPYLKKVGYEKWSRIHSQNKRYSTMTSNISESLNAANLAARELPITTLLECLRALVQQWTHTNRTKAHNTFTKLSPTGEDILLKNYTYSLNLEVKATTNYLFEVTRMKESWEVDLEKRTCTCNRFQIDKMPCGHAVAVMREMNMDPYTYCSDYYTKKIGWQLIQGQFTQ; translated from the exons ATGGAACGTCTACCAGTACTCATCaagagcaatggacaatggAATGAAGATCACAATTATGTGAACTATGTGGCTAGTGGAGAATTCATACCAACAAAATGCAACTACGAAGAGCTACTGCAAATACTGCTTACTTCATTGGGGTGCGAAAACACCAGCACAACACTACAAATACAGTACCAAGCTAAAGAAGGAATACCACCGACAAAAATATTCAACGATCGAAGCCTCTACTTTTACTTGgaattgaaaatcaaagaaacagATTTCACCACATATCTACTATGCGTCAACCAGCAAAACAACAACACAACACCTGCTGCAACACCAAATTTGATATCCACAACAACACCGTATGAAGATAATGTGGCAATGATCGAAAATAACACAACAACGCttgaaaacaacataacaacAACAGAATCATACACAACGGGACAGcaaacagaagaaggggaacagTCAGAAACAATAGAAGATGAGAACGACAAATTCGACATAATTGACTATGCAAATCTGGTTGCTGAAGAAATGGTAGAAAAACttgaaaacaccagtaaaaaacTGGATCCAGAAATCGACATCAACAATGCGAAGTTAATAACAGACAAGCATCACCCCGAAGTGGAGAAAGGACAGGCATACAAAGACAAGGAAACTCTAAAGAATGTCCTCAGCTACTACGCAATCAAAAACAACTTTCAGTACAAAGTGTGGAAGTCCTGCTCTCAAGAATACAGTCTGAAATGTGTTTACGAAAGCTGCAATTGGTCACTACGAGCATCGAGAAATGGCCCAACAAACACATTCATAATCAGGAGGTTCTCTAATATCCACACATGCCCCATAAATATTAGGCATGAAGACCAAAGGCAAGCAACATCGAAACTGATCGGGGAATGCATAAAACCGAAGTTCTTGAACATAAAGATAAAGGCAACACCGATGGACATAAAAGGGGAGTTGAAATATAGGTATGGCATTAAAATGAACTATATGAAAGCTTGGAGAAGTAAGGAACATGCAGTAAATGACTTGAGAGGTAATGCTAGTGACTCGTACAGCCTAATACCGAGTTTCTTACACATGGTGGAAAAAACAAACCCGGGATCATTTGTCGATCTGAAAACAACAGAAGACAACAACTTGCTCTTTGTTTTCATGGCGTTGGATGCATCCATAAAAGGGTGGGGAGCATGCAGACTGATAGTTGTTGTGGACGGAACGTTCCTCAAAGCAGCTTATGGGGGAACTTTGTTGTGGGCATGCACACAAGATGCAGCAGGTCATATTTTTCCACTAGCGTTTTGTGTTGCAGATTCTAAGAATGACCAAGCTTGGAAATGgttcttcaaaaaatttaaagaagcgTATGGGGTCCGGGAACACCAATGCCTAATTTCAGACAGGAATGAAAGCCTTATCAAAGCAGCAAGAGAAATTTATCCAGAAATTACACGCAGTTACTGCGGTTACCACATTTTGAGCAACCTTAAAACAAGCTTCAAACAACATGCTGCCAAATACAATCTACCATTCTTTGGAGCAGTCAAAGCCTACACAGAAAAGCAATTCGAGTTCCACATGGCTGAATTGGATGGATTGGACAAACGCATAAGACCTTACCTAAAAAAAGTCGGTTATGAAAAGTGGTCAAGAATTCATAGCCAAAACAAGAGGTATTCTACAATGACCTCAAACATATCAGAATCACTGAACGCCGCAAATTTGGCAGCAAGGGAGCTACCAATTACAACACTGCTAGAATGCTTGAGAGCATTGGTGCAACAATGGACGCATACTAATAGGACAAAAGCACACAACACCTTTACTAAGCTATCACCAACTGGAGAAGACATACTGCTGAAAAATTACACATACTCATTGAATCTGGAG gTTAAAGCAACAACAAATTACTTGTTTGAGGTAACAAGAATGAAAGAATCGTGGGAAGTAGACCTAGAAAAAAGAACATGCACGTGCAACAGGTTCCAAATAGATAAAATGCCATGCGGGCACGCTGTGGCCGTGATGAGGGAGATGAACATGGACCCGTACACCTACTGTTCAGAttactacacaaaaaaaattgGCTGGCAACTTATTCAGGGACAGTTTACCCAATAG
- the LOC133036197 gene encoding uncharacterized protein LOC133036197, translating into MAITRSSSSPSPVLKKKSKMGKKSLANKSKGKRPIIDDFDSDFEAPMPKRVRPHSSKKSKLNLEEPTLPEISGKKFQKSITHAEDRTEVMCFVFVFGVFNHSSLVSFQFGTFGHFLDMPEFVFHPQVVHSLLLREVSDLILRSFGLRFFGRCIWFSAEEFYLISGLDCFGDCNKLLFSQETNQLVETCFRGVKTIDNKAIEDAFLGSRWGLDESIGLKMAVLYFIQCFLLSNTPDKEVSRFVLDVVDSGRWDEYCWGRESFELTIDSFKGRIEHGIIMKNRKAEKGGQYDGWYRALGCPWVFTVWFYECCPAMVNSLCKRVSSSIPRILNWSNTIVTKNPTLRDLKGKIFDLPLEKLKIKNMRPTDEERQQLQLDGLFLDESIDERGVAKQSFEGGSSSKKSDSADIDWMKSKLEMLSSNQSSLAEDFISLRCFVDFNFKSVMTVIKDIQEKVNAIHRRPSDEGKSSDELVTQDSDDDADDDDDDDDAEDDEKQLPDPENIDSDSDDGGELVKVGGDADDADKAVTVVPSADVNPFEDVGGSDKNVKDVEKPKGDESRLKGDDFFDGLSQLVIDDDQVVLAGLEAVAKINVPAPNPDVVGEKSDALHTDEETEDTVSDTPLLDKRKRAPALKSPFVDFGSVDAREHSNGAYVLRFSISWG; encoded by the exons ATGGCAATCACTCGGTCATCTTCATCCCCTTCTCCAGTTCTCAAAAAGAAATCAAAAATGGGCAAGAAATCTTTGGCCAACAAATCCAAGGGTAAACGCCCAATCATTGATGAttttgattctgattttgaagCTCCCATGCCGAAGCGTGTGAGACCCCATTCTTCGAAGAAATCGAAGCTGAACTTGGAGGAGCCCACGCTTCCAGAAATTTCtgggaaaaaatttcaaaaatctatTACACATGCTGAAGATCGGACTGAG gttatgtgttttgttttcgTTTTTGGTGTTTTCAATCATTCTTCGTtagtttcttttca GTTTGGGACT TTTGGGCATTTTCTGGATATGCCTGAGTTTGTTTTTCATCCACAAGTCGTTCATAGTTTATTACTAAGGGAAGTTTCTGACCTAATCCTAAGGAGTTTTGGGCTAAGGTTCTTTGGCCGTTGCATATGGTTTAGTGCCGAAGAATTTTACCTGATTTCTGGTTTAGATTGTTTCGGTGATtgcaacaagttgttgttttcacaggaaacaaatcaattggtagaaacatgtttccgtggtgtaaaaactattgacaacaaagccatcgaggatgcttttttgggtagtcggtggggtttggatgagtctattggtttgaaaatggctgttttgtatttcattcagtgttttcttcttagcaatACTCCTGACAAAGAAGTGTCTAGGTTTGTTCTAGATGTAGTTGATAGCGGTCGGTGGGAtgagtattgttggggtagggaATCATTTGAATTGACAATTGACTCATTCAAAGGTAGGATTGAGCATGGGatcattatgaaaaatagaaaggcagagaagggaggccaatatgatggctggtatagggcattgggatgtccttgggttttcactgtttggttttatgaatgCTGTCCTGCAATGGTGAACTCTTTATGTAAGAGAGTTTCATCTTCTATTCCCAGGATTCTGAACTGGAGCAACACCAtcgtcaccaaaaatccaacccTTCGAGACTTGAAGGGCAAGATTTTTGATTTACCTTTGGAGAAG TTGAAGATAAAAAACATGCGTCCTACTGATGAAGAGAGGCAGCAGCTTCAACTTGACGGTCTATTTCTCGatgaatctattgatgaacGTGGTGTAGCGAAGCAATCCTTCGAGGGTGGCTCATCTTCAAAGAAGTCTGATTCAGCAGATATTGATTGGATGAAATCTAAGCTGGAGATGCTCAGTTCGAATCAATCATCATTGGCCGAGGACTTCATTTCGttgaggtgttttgttgattttaatttcaaatccgtaatgactgtaattaaggatatccaagagaaggttaatgccattcatcgtcgtccttctgacgag ggaaagtcatcggatgaattagtaactcaagattctgatgatgatgctgatgatgatgatgatgatgatgatgccgaggatgatgagaagcaattgcctgatccagaaaatattgattccgactccgacgatggtggtgagttggttaaagttggTGGGGATGCTGATGATGCTGACAAGGCTGTTACTGTTGTTCCTTCTGCTGATGTGAATCCTTTTGAGGATGTTGGAGGGAGTGATAAAAATGTTAAGGATGTTGAGAAGCCGAAGGGCGATGAGTCTCGATTGAAGGGGGACGATTTCTTTGATGGGTTGAGCCAACTTGTAATAGATGATGATCAAGTTGTGTTGGCTGGCTTGGAGGCTGTTGCTAAAATCAAT gtCCCCGCACCCAATCCAGATGTTGTTGGTGAAAAGTCAGATGCCCTTCATACTGATGAAGAAACTGAGGATACTGTCTCTGATACACCTCTGTTGGATAAGAGGAAGCGTGCTCCGGCCTTGAAATCTCCATTTGTTGATTTCGGGTCCGTCGATGCTCGGGAGCACTCCAATGGAGCTTATGTCCTCAGGTTCTCAATCAGCTGGGGATGA
- the LOC115708954 gene encoding transcription factor MYB29 — MGRSPCCNVQGLKKGAWTPEEDQKLLSYIQQHGEGGWRSLPQKAGLSRCGKSCRLRWANYLRPDIKRGAFSPEEELTIVRLHSVLGNRWSAIAKNLPKRTDNEIKNHWNTRLKKCLIESGTYHHQNYNSSSTTSTIQLKKNDGTDPAKSIGSNTSTTTSAHLLLNELAASPKLKSSNNSLALLLSQPYGAGNGDGDVEGARHKKVLNSVTVLNKLATTCLKHNELPNCTIHDTLKTVLSKSCAPSCDAAKHSKSSSISIPIIEIPNKCSTVMESTKEGNGSILDQEAKYVNPATSPRVIVLNEMASKLAQVKRRCPALLNKSTDLVASGVVTESNGSSPALQIPGPAESPVSRNDLWLLHDIGFRTRGLSSEETPGAKDELKYVTFSELGDELDQVDQFMRNLMSNFGDDLIN, encoded by the exons ATGGGAAGGAGTCCTTGCTGCAACGTACAAGGATTGAAGAAAGGTGCGTGGACACCAGAGGAAGACCAGAAGCTTCTTTCTTATATTCAACAACACGGTGAAGGAGGCTGGCGTTCCTTACCCCAAAAAGCTG GCCTTTCGAGATGTGGAAAGAGCTGCAGATTGAGATGGGCTAATTACTTAAGACCTGATATTAAGAGAGGTGCATTCAGCCCAGAGGAAGAACTGACTATTGTTCGACTTCATTCTGTTCTAGGCAACAg GTGGTCTGCCATAGCCAAAAATCTACCAAAACGAACAGACAACGAAATCAAAAATCATTGGAATACTCGCCTAAAGAAATGCTTGATCGAATCAGGAACATATCATCATCAAAATTATAATTCTTCTTCTACTACTTCAACTAttcaattgaaaaaaaatgatggAACTGATCCAGCAAAATCAATAGGCTCAAATACTTCAACTACTACTTCAGCTCATTTACTACTCAATGAGCTAGCTGCATCTCCCAAGCTCAAATCCTCTAATAATTCCCTTGCTTTACTCTTATCCCAACCATACGGGGCCGGCAATGGCGATGGCGACGTTGAAGGCGCCCGACATAAAAAGGTCTTGAATTCGGTAACTGTGCTTAACAAATTGGCCACCACTTGTTTAAAACACAATGAATTACCAAACTGCACAATTCATGATACTCTCAAGACAGTTTTATCCAAATCATGTGCCCCATCTTGTGATGCTGCAAAACATAGTAAGAGTTCCAGTATTTCAATTCCAATCATCGAAATACCTAATAAATGTAGTACTGTTATGGAGAGTACAAAGGAGGGGAATGGATCAATATTAGACCAAGAGGCAAAGTATGTGAATCCTGCCACATCACCTCGGGTAATAGTATTGAATGAGATGGCTTCAAAGTTGGCTCAAGTGAAACGACGTTGTCCTGCGTTGCTTAATAAAAGTACGGACTTGGTAGCAAGCGGTGTTGTGACCGAGTCCAATGGGTCATCACCGGCTTTGCAAATCCCTGGCCCTGCTGAGTCACCTGTTTCCCGCAATGATCTGTGGCTACTCCATGACATCGGGTTCCGCACACGAGGGTTATCCTCGGAGGAAACTCCTGGTGCCAAGGACGAGTTGAAGTATGTTACGTTTAGTGAACTTGGTGATGAACTTGATCAAGTTGATCAGTTTATGAGAAACTTGATGTCCAATTTTGGAGATGATCTCATTAATTGA